The proteins below come from a single Oryzomicrobium terrae genomic window:
- a CDS encoding ABC-F family ATP-binding cassette domain-containing protein, giving the protein MITLKNVTLRRGSKVVLDKASVVLNPGEKVGLVGRNGAGKSTLFALLNGTLHEDGGDYAIPRQWRMAQVAQDMPETDQGATDFVIDGDTTLLAARNEVQAAEASEDGMRMAEAYMALYDAGENDAESRAQSLILGLGFKVSELNNPVDSFSGGWRMRLQLARALMCPSDILLLDEPTNHLDLDALVWLEAWLKRYPGTLIMISHDREFLDAITQVTLHIDNAKLVRYGGNYSKFEDMRAEQMVLQQAAMARQADKIAHLQSFINRFKAKASKAKQAQSRVKALERMEKIAPVLADAEFTFEFQEPDNLPNPMLSMIDTTIGYPPPDDAPAGTPPTVIVRGINRSVHAGQRIGILGANGQGKSTLVKTIARALQPISGEVTEGKGLNIGYFAQQELDVLRPQDTPLEHMTRLAKEAIAAGRGPVAGREQELRNFLGTFNFSGDMVKQAVGTMSGGEKARLVLCMLVWQRPNLLLLDEPTNHLDLATREALGVALNEFEGTVMLVSHDRALLRAVCDEFWLVSRGGVGPFDGDLEDYQRYLLDEAKRAREEAAQTRH; this is encoded by the coding sequence ATGATCACCCTCAAGAACGTCACCCTGCGCCGCGGCTCCAAAGTGGTGCTGGACAAGGCCTCCGTCGTCCTCAACCCGGGCGAGAAGGTCGGCCTGGTCGGGCGCAACGGCGCCGGCAAATCGACCCTGTTCGCCCTGCTCAACGGCACCCTGCACGAGGACGGCGGCGACTACGCCATCCCGCGCCAGTGGCGCATGGCCCAGGTGGCCCAGGACATGCCGGAAACCGACCAGGGCGCCACCGACTTCGTCATCGACGGCGACACCACCCTGCTCGCCGCCCGCAACGAGGTCCAGGCCGCCGAGGCCAGCGAGGATGGCATGCGCATGGCCGAGGCCTACATGGCCCTCTACGACGCCGGCGAGAACGACGCCGAATCCCGCGCCCAGTCCCTCATCCTCGGCCTGGGCTTCAAGGTCTCGGAGCTGAACAACCCGGTGGACAGCTTTTCCGGCGGCTGGCGGATGCGCCTGCAACTGGCCCGGGCCCTGATGTGCCCGTCGGACATCCTGCTGCTCGACGAACCGACCAACCACCTGGACCTGGACGCCCTGGTCTGGCTGGAAGCCTGGCTGAAGCGCTACCCGGGCACCCTGATCATGATCAGCCACGACCGGGAATTCCTCGACGCCATCACCCAGGTCACCCTGCACATCGACAACGCCAAGCTGGTGCGCTACGGCGGCAACTACAGCAAGTTCGAGGACATGCGCGCCGAGCAGATGGTGCTGCAGCAGGCCGCCATGGCCCGCCAGGCGGACAAGATCGCCCATCTGCAATCCTTCATCAATCGCTTCAAGGCCAAGGCCAGCAAGGCCAAGCAGGCCCAGAGCCGGGTCAAGGCCCTGGAGCGCATGGAGAAGATCGCCCCGGTGCTGGCCGACGCCGAATTCACCTTCGAATTCCAGGAGCCGGACAACCTGCCCAACCCCATGCTGTCGATGATCGACACCACAATCGGCTACCCGCCGCCGGACGACGCCCCGGCCGGCACGCCGCCGACGGTGATCGTGCGCGGCATTAACCGCTCGGTGCACGCCGGCCAGCGCATCGGCATCCTCGGCGCCAACGGCCAGGGCAAATCGACGCTGGTGAAGACCATCGCCCGGGCCCTGCAACCGATCAGCGGCGAGGTCACCGAGGGCAAGGGCCTCAACATCGGCTACTTCGCCCAGCAGGAACTGGACGTGCTGCGGCCGCAAGACACGCCCCTGGAGCACATGACCCGCCTCGCCAAGGAAGCCATCGCCGCCGGCCGTGGCCCGGTGGCCGGGCGCGAGCAGGAACTGCGCAACTTCCTTGGCACCTTCAATTTCAGCGGCGACATGGTCAAGCAGGCCGTGGGCACCATGAGCGGCGGCGAAAAGGCCCGCCTGGTGCTGTGCATGCTGGTGTGGCAGCGGCCCAACCTGCTGCTCCTCGACGAACCGACCAACCACCTGGACCTGGCCACCCGGGAAGCCCTCGGCGTCGCCCTCAACGAGTTCGAAGGCACGGTGATGCTGGTCAGCCACGACCGGGCCCTGCTGCGCGCCGTGTGCGACGAATTCTGGCTGGTCTCCCGGGGCGGCGTCGGGCCCTTCGACGGCGACCTGGAGGACTACCAGCGCTACCTGCTCGACGAGGCCAAGCGCGCCCGGGAAGAGGCGGCACAGACGCGGCATTGA